A part of Leishmania panamensis strain MHOM/PA/94/PSC-1 chromosome 34 sequence genomic DNA contains:
- a CDS encoding phospholipase A1, putative (TriTrypDB/GeneDB-style sysID: LpmP.34.2870): MPPISDYILSIHYFPAGSSALLSCLALTLGVPWKTSLMVTFVGALMSCLAFYVQPLKCFTPLGGRFNVGVREVRGERGAMKPPVTVVYPTTCGTPRGGIEYFPFGERGYLVGLARYAKLPYILVKDICLLRTKMRPNAEPAPLFQRNGAPRPMVVFSHGLGGFPHLYSTLLMDFAVRGAVVFAMTHMDGSAAYCRDAGGDIRIPLNTQVGWTTEDRAPQLEVRIRETFNTMKRIWSGELLLALGYDQATVDKYVSMAPSIHLVGHSFGGATCLAAALGDTQDTNEANRVSGIASVVVYDPWMVPLLKKMFYDKLTNKEHPRHFITPTLQIFSEEWMRDKEQYSFFVKVKAIVEAQERTAEEAALVAAADAKLNELKLSWYTIKDYCCTGHSTCTDVPLISPVLYRSSYMTASPRGSIVGIAADTLQLIEKLSGPLPLDTKILNNPELAAVLRA; this comes from the coding sequence ATGCCTCCAATCTCTGACTACATCTTGTCTATTCACTACTTCCCGGCCGGctcctcggcgctgctgtcatGCCTCGCGCTGACGCTTGGAGTACCCTGGAAGACATCCCTCATGGTCACCTTTGTAGGTGCACTTATGAGTTGTCTCGCTTTCTATGTTCAACCTTTGAAGTGCTTTACCCCGCTTGGGGGGCGCTTTAATGTGGGCGTGCGTGAAGTGCGTGGTGAGCGCGGTGCCATGAAGCCCCCTGTCACAGTCGTTTACCCGACAACTTGCGGCACGCCGCGGGGCGGAATCGAGTACTTTCCGTTTGGCGAGCGTGGCTACCTGGTGGGGTTGGCCAGGTACGCTAAGCTTCCCTACATACTAGTGAAGGACATTTGCCTTTTACGCACGAAAATGCGGCCTAACGCGGAGCCGGCGCCACTCTTCCAGCGCAATGGGGCTCCACGGCCAATGGTCGTGTTCAGCCACGGTCTTGGCGGATTTCCGCACCTCTACAGCACGCTGCTAATGGACTTCGCTGTGCGCGGAGCCGTTGTGTTTGCCATGACACACATGGACGGTAGCGCTGCTTACTGCCGGGACGCTGGGGGGGATATTCGTATTCCACTGAATACCCAGGTGGGCTGGACCACCGAGGATCGCGCGCCGCAGCTAGAAGTTCGTATCCGAGAGACGTTTAACACGATGAAGCGCATCTGGAGCGGAGAGCTACTGCTCGCCCTGGGGTACGATCAGGCAACGGTTGATAAGTATGTCTCTATGGCGCCGAGCATTCACCTCGTTGGGCATTCGTTTGGCGGTGCGACATGTCTGGCGGCTGCCCTGGGTGACACGCAAGACACGAATGAAGCGAACAGAGTGAGCGGCATCGCGAGCGTCGTCGTCTACGACCCATGGATGGTACCGCTGCTAAAGAAAATGTTCTACGACAAGCTTACTAACAAGGAGCATCCGCGCCACTTCATCACACCTACGCTGCAGATTTTCTCGGAGGAGTGGATGCGAGACAAAGAGCAGTACTCGTTCTTCGTGAAAGTCAAGGCCATTGTCGAGGCGCAGGAGCGCACGGCCGAGGAAGCCGCGCTTGTGGCGGCCGCTGATGCGAAGCTGAATGAGTTGAAGCTGTCGTGGTACACGATAAAGGACTATTGTTGCACTGGGCATTCGACATGCACGGATGTCCCGTTGATTAGCCCAGTGTTGTACCGCTCGAGCTACATGACGGCGTCACCGCGCGGCTCCATAGTGGGCATCGCAGCAGACACACTGCAACTGATAGAGAAACTCTCCGGCCCGTTGCCCCTCGACACCAAAATACTCAATAACCCGGAacttgctgctgtgctgagGGCGTAA
- a CDS encoding glyoxalase I (TriTrypDB/GeneDB-style sysID: LpmP.34.2860), with translation MPSRRMLHTMIRVGDLDRSVKFYTERLGMRMLRKWDVPQDKYTLVFLGYGTEVSSTVLELTYNYGVTSYKHGEAYGHIAIGVEDVKALVAEMRTHDVPIDYEDESGFMAFVVDPDGYYIELLNEKMMMEKAEADMKEQGTA, from the coding sequence ATGCCGTCTCGTCGCATGCTGCACACCATGATTCGCGTCGGCGACCTTGACCGTTCCGTCAAGTTCTACACGGAGCGTCTAGGGATGAGGATGCTACGCAAGTGGGATGTCCCCCAGGACAAGTACACTCTCGTCTTTCTCGGCTACGGGACTGAGGTAAGTTCGACAGTTCTAGAGCTGACCTACAACTATGGTGTTACATCCTACAAGCACGGTGAGGCATACGGACATATTGCCATTGGCGTGGAAGACGTGAAAGCGCTAGTGGCAGAGATGCGCACGCACGACGTGCCGATTGACTACGAGGACGAGAGCGGCTTCATGGCGTTTGTGGTGGATCCGGACGGGTACTACATTGAGCTACTCAACGAGAAGATGATGATGGAGAAAGCCGAGGCAGATATGAAGGAGCAGGGCACCGCATAA
- a CDS encoding prenyl protein specific carboxyl methyltransferase, putative (TriTrypDB/GeneDB-style sysID: LpmP.34.2880), whose amino-acid sequence MSYSSKQGQEEGTPNEMRRINRELRRNLILETALIAFALGVLTVVSVLLTAYGWHTHDDNLFALGLYILVAHLAFHIFEFLAAAFTRPHDTHPDAFMVFHSTPYLIANGTSLLEFFLEAYAIPEGWKLDPTRHPLLGFFLRVNCASALLFTLLVAVFYGIRVMSMLQCGTNFSLMIEDERRSSHQLVTQGLYRYLRHPAYFGWFWRTCCAQWILANPVSAVVHTVVAWYFFRSRIAYEEATLQRPDYFGETYKKYMACTIVGIPFL is encoded by the coding sequence ATGAGTTATTCGAGTAAACaggggcaggaggagggcacgCCGAACGAGATGAGACGTATTAATCGTGAGCTGCGACGCAACCTCATATTGGAAACCGCTTTAATCGCCTTCGCGCTGGGTGTGCTGACCGTGGTAAGCGTACTTCTCACAGCATACGGatggcacacgcacgacgACAACCTGTTCGCTCTTGGATTGTACATCCTTGTTGCGCATCTTGCCTTTCACATTTTCGAGTTCCTTGCAGCTGCGTTCACCCGTCCTCACGACACCCACCCTGATGCCTTCATGGTGTTTCACTCGACACCGTACCTCATTGCGAATGGTACATCGCTGTTGGAATTTTTTCTGGAGGCGTACGCCATTCCTGAGGGGTGGAAGCTCGACCCCACCCGTCATCCCCTGCTTGGCTTTTTCTTACGAGTGAACTGTGCCTCGGCGCTCCTCTTCACACTTCTTGTTGCTGTTTTCTACGGCATCCGTGTCATGTCAATGCTGCAGTGCGGCACCAACTTTTCCCTCATGATTGAGGACGAACGGCGCTCCAGTCATCAGCTGGTGACGCAGGGCCTGTACCGCTATCTGCGCCACCCAGCTTACTTTGGATGGTTTTGGCGCACTTGCTGTGCGCAGTGGATACTGGCAAACCCTGTCTCTGCTGTGGTCCACACCGTGGTAGCCTGGTACTTCTTTCGATCCCGCATCGCATATGAGGAGGCCACACTGCAGCGACCAGATTACTTTGGAGAGACTTACAAGAAGTACATGGCATGTACCATCGTCGGGATTCCATTTCTATAG
- a CDS encoding hypothetical protein (TriTrypDB/GeneDB-style sysID: LpmP.34.2890) — protein MTSIFTFGAHGANSMATKYGEMAVKSSKCGSKNFVYTKSHDDAHSFPRHHHRQGDNPVRLSFTWARWRWIMHDFRMFGLFGALRKHYYIGESWRRKDEKIFVGKDENGNKYWQCRRAQGTFFVRMLEPADPHWFRGQSPHAASPVWLKWMQGGAAHTPAQMKARGEWGHNSRLGIPMPFNIKYNEWSPLNAGNIYTRDPMWVATTGILVNPERRALQEAGFSRWMWQKGLPVYMPFCGVHDYSDELVEEFYRGQWAFGHESKGNDHDEWRN, from the coding sequence ATGACCAGCATCTTCACCTTCGGCGCACATGGTGCCAACTCCATGGCTACGAAATATGGTGAGATGGCCGTGAAGTCTTCCAAGTGTGGTTCGAAGAACTTTGTATACACCAAGTCGCACGATGATGCGCATAGCTTCCCgcggcaccaccatcgccaggGTGACAACCCCGTGCGGCTCTCCTTCACGTGGGCTCGCTGGCGGTGGATAATGCACGACTTCCGCATGTTCGGCCTCTTTGGCGCTCTTCGGAAGCACTACTACATTGGCGAGTCCTGGCGTCGCAAGGATGAGAAGATCTTTGTGGGAAAAGACGAGAACGGCAACAAGTACTGGCAGTGCCGTCGTGCACAGGGTACCTTCTTTGTACGCATGCTCGAGCCGGCTGACCCGCACTGGTTTCGCGGCCAGTCTCCCCATGCCGCCAGCCCGGTGTGGCTGAAGTGGATGcagggcggcgcagcgcacacccCGGCGCAGATGAAGGCGCGTGGTGAGTGGGGCCACAACTCTCGCCTTGGCATTCCCATGCCATTCAATATCAAGTACAATGAGTGGTCGCCACTGAACGCCGGCAACATCTACACACGCGATCCGATGTGGGTTGCTACAACGGGTATCCTCGTCAATCCGGAGCGCCGCGCCTTGCAGGAGGCGGGCTTCTCGCGGTGGATGTGGCAGAAGGGTCTGCCGGTCTACATGCCCTTCTGCGGTGTGCATGACTACTCGGATGAGTTAGTTGAGGAGTTTTACCGTGGCCAGTGGGCCTTTGGCCACGAGAGCAAGGGTAACGATCACGATGAGTGGCGCAACTAA
- a CDS encoding ubiquitin-activating enzyme e1, putative (TriTrypDB/GeneDB-style sysID: LpmP.34.2910) has product MEPENETSINQKYLDKQSRTIGTYGLETMAKLISFKVIIVGCGGVGIEIAKNLALAGIHTIRFYDPRRPTVQDMGVNFAVTPQSMASGKTMAELSAAYISELNPNTRVRVLTELAEATVADNVALIFTAAAPDLSLTTLKKWNNFCHNHVPTISFVLALQMGTMGSVFADHGPYFVVRDADGRPMLQKLITEVATLRDKTGELYTRIRYETPEGQTPGALRDYTQIKLSEVQGLLQPDGTSVNGQVYDAIVCPSDPRDTVRVYPAFETQGYSPYQTGGFLHELKEVTTLAFRPLSEALPAPGAFIPVSPMMDNSEESLTHLTLHALLQYADSHGGQLPELHNAAQAAAVVELAKKILEDNKAMPVPPEQRVTGKPSKAEFPYKLPPPPVPVPMVLDNLDEKAVLADALLARAELQPLASFFGAVVAQEIVKITGKYSPIHQWFHLSCAAVQPQCPNYSSDEFRPMNSRYDHIISIFGKDFQQRLGNLHLFMVGCGALGCENIKNFALCGIACGLNGSLIVTDNDRIEVSNLSRQFLFREENVGQSKSAAAAARMRQMNPEVKVDARQDFIGLTTEHLYPDPFWQSLNVVVNALDNIEARLYVDQQCVRFQKVLLEAGTMGTGGNVDIIVPGRTTSYADGGAPDQTGGIPMCTLRNFPYIYDHCIEWARAQFDDMFVSPMQTAQQIIEDPAAFTQRIYHEVASGSSAGERRSLIEKNMGPLKLLKRTLTILADGPTMDKCAAIGWEQLFKMFRDRILDLQAAFPRGAKRKNGEDFWSGHRKYPSALETSTAEILKNPDAKNFLVATINLYACMFGVHPPKHEARFNYEKSRWMQEYRTDEWIQAEVSKLTTPAYVAGSVDNLDDDLAADVHDGKQTSTEEAEAELHGLLVDVAALASKCKGSKAAALEFEKDDDDNFQIDFVAAASNLRAENYGIPTQDRMKVKLVAGKIIPAIATTTSAVTGLGLIELFKVLQEKDVSVLRNGMLDVGTNNYVLFERDLPIKNLTKVVATYIPEQDYTYKKKVIRVPEGFTKYDMIRIPITAATTVKEFATAFEAALNRTLPDGIDYAYEVDGIGVGKGMLWNGRPSHSKTNESLMKVIEEQKVIEAGGTLPAPFWQSRVQFCDLSVTVSVDDGDDTVDEVDVETATVCLEIQQ; this is encoded by the coding sequence atggagcCTGAGAACGAAACATCGATCAACCAGAAGTATCTGGACAAACAGAGCCGCACCATCGGCACCTATGGCCTCGAGACCATGGCAAAGCTGATCTCCTTCAAGGTGATTATTGTGGGGTGCGGTGGCGTTGGGATCGAGATCGCGAAGAACCTAGCACTTGCTGGCATTCACACTATCCGCTTCTATGACCCTCGCAGGCCGACGGTTCAGGACATGGGTGTGAATTTTGCCGTCACACCGCAGTCCATGGCATCAGGCAAGACGATGGCGGAGCTGTCTGCTGCTTATATTTCTGAGCTGAACCCCAACACGCGCGTGCGGGTACTGACAGAGTTGGCGGAGGCCACCGTCGCAGACAACGTCGCCCTCATCTTcacagccgccgcgccagaTCTCAGCCTCACGACGCTGAAGAAATGGAACAATTTCTGCCACAATCACGTGCCGACCATCTCATTTGTGCTCGCGCTTCAGATGGGCACAATGGGGTCCGTGTTCGCCGACCACGGTCCTTACTTCGTTGTCAGGGACGCCGACGGGCGGCCCATGCTACAGAAGCTCATCACGGAAGTGGCGACGCTGCGTGACAAGACGGGTGAGTTGTATACCCGCATCCGCTACGAGACGCCCGAAGGGCAGACGCCTGGCGCCTTACGCGACTATACGCAGATAAAGCTGAGCGAAGTACAGGGGCTTCTCCAACCAGACGGCACCTCTGTGAATGGTCAGGTATACGACGCCATCGTCTGCCCCTCGGACCCACGGGATACTGTACGTGTGTATCCGGCGTTTGAGACGCAGGGGTACAGCCCATATCAGACAGGCGGGTTTCTTCATGAGTTGAAAGAGGTAACGACACTTGCCTTTCGCCCCCTAAGTGaagcgctgccggcgccagGGGCTTTCATCCCAGTGAGCCCGATGATGGACAACTCCGAAGAGTCGCTGACCCATCTGACGTtgcatgcgctgctgcagtacgcCGACTCGCATGGGGGGCAGCTGCCTGAGCTTCACAACGCAGCGCAGGCCGCTGCGGTAGTTGAGCTGGCGAAGAAGATCCTGGAGGACAATAAGGCGATGCCCGTGCCGCCGGAGCAGCGTGTCACTGGCAAGCCCAGCAAGGCGGAGTTCCCCTACaagttgccgccgccgccagtgccGGTGCCGATGGTGCTCGACAACCTCGATGAAAAGGCCGTCTTGGCAGATGCTCTTCTCGCCCGCGCTGAGCTGCAACCCCTTGCCTCCTTCTTTGGTGCTGTCGTAGCCCAGGAGATTGTGAAGATTACCGGCAAATATTCCCCCATCCACCAATGGTTCCACCTCTcttgtgcagctgtgcagccCCAATGTCCTAactacagcagcgacgagtTCCGTCCGATGAACTCGCGGTACGATCACATCATCTCCATCTTTGGCAAGGACTTCCAGCAACGGCTCGGGAACCTGCATCTCTTCATGGTCGGGTGCGGCGCACTCGGCTGCGAGAACATCAAGAACTTCGCGCTCTGCGGCATCGCCTGCGGCCTCAACGGCTCTCTCATCGTGACCGACAACGACCGCATCGAGGTGTCAAACCTCAGTCGGCAGTTTCTCTTCCGCGAGGAAAACGTCGGGCAGTCCAAATCGGCGGCTGCGGCCGCCCGTATGCGGCAGATGAACCCTGAGGTCAAGGTGGACGCTCGCCAGGACTTCATTGGTCTGACCACGGAGCACCTGTACCCCGACCCATTCTGGCAGTCGCTGAACGTTGTGGTCAACGCGCTGGACAACATAGAAGCCCGTCTCTACGTCGACCAGCAGTGCGTTCGCTTCCAGAAGGTACTCCTTGAGGCGGGCACCATGGGCACCGGCGGCAACGTTGATATTATCGTACCAGGCAGGACGACGTCGtacgccgacggcggcgcgccagATCAAACGGGCGGCATACCTATGTGTACACTGCGCAATTTCCCGTACATCTACGACCACTGCATAGAGTGGGCCCGGGCGCAGTTTGATGACATGTTCGTGTCGCCAATgcagacggcgcagcagatcATCGAGGACCCTGCCGCCTTCACCCAGCGCATCTACCACGAGGTGGCTAGTGGCTCGAGCGCTGGGGAGCGGCGTAGCCTTATTGAGAAGAACATGGGCCCGCTCAAACTGCTGAAGCGAACGCTAACAATTCTTGCCGATGGCCCGACGATGGACAAATGCGCCGCGATTGGCTGGGAACAGCTCTTCAAGATGTTCCGCGACCGAATTCTCGACCTTCAGGCGGCCTTCCCGCGCGGCGCCAAGAGGAAGAACGGCGAGGATTTCTGGAGTGGTCATCGCAAGTATCCATCGGCGCTCGAAACGTCGACCGCTGAGATTTTGAAGAATCCAGACGCAAAGAACTTCCTGGTGGCGACTATCAACCTGTACGCGTGCATGTTTGGAGTGCACCCGCCGAAGCACGAGGCGCGCTTCAACTATGAGAAGAGCCGCTGGATGCAGGAGTACCGTACGGACGAGTGGATTCAGGCAGAGGTGAGCAAGCTGACGACGCCAGCGTACGTGGCAGGCTCCGTCGACAACCTCGACGACGACTTGGCCGCCGATGTGCATGACGGCAAACAAACGTCTACGGAGGAGGCCGAGGCCGAGCTGCACGGATTACTGGTGGACGTTGCCGCCCTGGCGTCCAAGTGCAAAGGCAGCAAGGCGGCCGCGCTGGAGTTCGAgaaggacgacgacgataaTTTCCAAATTGACTTTGTAGCTGCAGCCAGCAACCTCCGCGCTGAGAACTACGGAATCCCAACGCAGGATCGGATGAAAGTGAAGCTTGTTGCTGGGAAGATTATCCCCGCCATCGCGACCACAACTTCCGCCGTGACGGGCTTGGGGCTCATTGAGCTCTTCAAGGTCTTGCAGGAGAAGGACGTCTCAGTGCTGCGTAACGGTATGCTAGACGTGGGCACAAACAACTACGTTCTCTTTGAACGCGATCTGCCCATCAAGAACCTCACCAAGGTGGTGGCCACCTACATTCCAGAGCAGGATTACACGTACAAGAAGAAGGTCATTCGCGTGCCGGAGGGGTTCACCAAGTATGATATGATTCGCATCCCTATCACAGCGGCGACCACGGTAAAGGAGTTTGCAACGGCGTTCGAAGCTGCGCTGAATAGGACCCTCCCTGATGGTATTGACTACGCGTACGAGGTGGACGGGATCGGTGTTGGCAAGGGTATGCTGTGGAACGGCCGCCCCAGCCACTCAAAGACGAACGAGTCTCTCATGAAGGTGATTGAGGAGCAGAAGGTGATTGAGGCAGGCGGCACGCTACCAGCACCATTTTGGCAGAGCCGCGTACAGTTCTGTGACCTATCCGTGACAGTTTccgtcgacgacggcgatgacaCTGTGGACGAGGTGGACGTGGAGACGGCCACTGTGTGTCTTGAAATTCAACAGTAG
- a CDS encoding hypothetical protein (TriTrypDB/GeneDB-style sysID: LpmP.34.2920), with product MHFPAGETVVEPPTQRQRLEDESVEEKSLKERLRNSWPQFNLSNDGGKDPSVSASALWSMLFDHDRAHEHCHTERWTVRSRFGAQNRFALCATFHSMAVVSDVDPPKEDSLLTHARVVNWSITDHETKKYYRFCASGDRAPALFSMLIAKKTIRNKPVMLQAVLEQFSREHLVLPDQLLDEVALTRLTELDVQYGKNTLKSTVSAAGRAPQLRIPKYSLHLEGVSNEHEENDLSREVRAVVDLTFMPRSVPPALDGVHGVVSTGNWEDDEFSYCLHHTRLLSGSLRVTRASDNLELARDLEVTRGSVWMEHSFGGVVPRSMEEARIVQALRHRRIAEETEHTLHDHCLIRLYDEEAQCVSITRFMTAETGTVTKCYATVHSAVSKEAIQHTSGVTMIDETDESYMSSETGVVYPTRWRVECPTHAGCRIELRLVATLANQEMITWLAQPSVWEGAVKVRGKVIKADGSVTEVSGDGFVTSRGRGKLQESNLFAMLHSIGSNAMKRAEVAAMESWEAIADGPGVVALSGLKEALKTQQFALNPSQQVLLAALFGTYGFIFHHPQEVEQVKRALQWCYNRWMTFYGASAINYRTLTLRAFMMQELCDVTHAKCATWIQKQAQALDIAVPVPYLVNSDVADSCVFAHPARSLLLQPPSTLEVAQIKALMTGTWIMDPEETEGSMNAVLLEQGVNVLLRSVRNNTVPTWVVHVNHESKKIVIDEATMLERRHFIIALDGTEWTWESISRGCVRSRSCILSGGRELYVETEVREGIERVWYQFQDGDQTMVQNIFYFTNRTTSKPVASCKRHFKIQLSLASPTSAKA from the coding sequence ATGCACTTTCCCGCCGGAGAGACCGTCGTTGAGccaccgacgcagcggcaacgtTTAGAGGACGAGTCTGTGGAGGAGAAGTCACTGAAAGAGCGTCTGCGCAACTCGTGGCCGCAATTTAACCTTAGCAATGACGGTGGCAAAGACCCGTCAGTGTCGGCAAGCGCGCTGTGGTCGATGCTGTTTGATCACGATCGCGCACACGAGCATTGCCATACAGAGCGCTGGACGGTGCGCAGTCGCTTTGGGGCCCAAAACCGCTTTGCTCTCTGCGCCACCTTCCACTCCATGGCCGTCGTCAGTGATGTCGACCCGCCAAAGGAAGACTCTCTGCTgacccacgcacgcgtggTGAACTGGTCCATCACGGACCACGAGACCAAAAAGTATTACCGCTTCTGCGCCTCAGGCGACCGTGCACCGGCACTCTTCTCGATGCTGATCGCCAAGAAGACAATACGAAATAAGCCTGTTATGCTtcaggcggtgctggagcagTTTAGTAGGGAGCATTTGGTGCTGCCGGACCAGCTGCTGGACGAAGTTGCTTTGACGCGACTGACAGAGCTCGATGTCCAATACGGAAAGAATACTCTAAAGTCGACCGTGTCCGCGGCGGGCCGTGCACCTCAGCTGCGCATCCCGAAGTACAGCCTTCACCTCGAAGGCGTAAGCAACGAGCATGAGGAAAATGACTTGTCGCGTGAGGTGCGCGCCGTTGTGGATCTGACGTTCATGCCTCGTAGTGTTCCGCCAGCACTCGATGGCGTACATGGCGTTGTCTCCACCGGCAACTGGGAGGACGACGAGTTCTCGTACTGCCTTCACCACACTCGACTGCTCAGTGGCTCGCTGCGAGTGACACGCGCGTCAGACAATCTCGAACTGGCACGCGACTTGGAGGTAACTCGTGGTAGTGTTTGGATGGAACACAGTTTCGGTGGGGTGGTGCCGCGCAGCATGGAAGAGGCGCGCATCGTGCAAGcccttcgccaccgccgcattGCCGAGGAGACGGAGCACACGTTGCACGACCACTGCCTCATTCGCCTatacgacgaggaggcgcaaTGCGTTAGCATTACCCGTTTCATGACAGCGGAGACGGGCACCGTCACGAAATGCTACGCCACCGTGCACTCTGCGGTGAGCAAGGAGGCTATCCAGCACACGAGTGGCGTCACCATGATCGATGAGACAGACGAATCCTACATGAGCAGTGAAACCGGCGTCGTGTACccgacgcggtggcgcgtCGAGTGCCCAACGCACGCTGGTTGCCGCATTGAGCTACGCCTGGTGGCAACACTGGCGAATCAAGAGATGATCACGTGGCTTGCGCAGCCCAGCGTGTGGGAGGGTGCCGTGAAAGTGAGAGGTAAGGTGATCAAAgccgacggcagcgtcacaGAGGTGAGCGGGGACGGCTTCGTGACGAGCCGCGGTCGCGGCAAGCTACAGGAGAGCAATCTCTTTGCCATGCTGCACAGCATCGGGTCTAACGCGATGAAACgggcagaggtggcagccATGGAGTCGTGGGAGGCGATCGCCGACGGTCCTGGCGTAGTCGCGTTGAGTGGACTCAAAGAAGCCCTCAAGACGCAGCAGTTCGCGTTGAACCCCTCTCAACAGGTGTTGCTGGCGGCGCTCTTCGGCACGTACGGCTTCATCTTTCATCATCCtcaggaggtggagcaggtGAAGAGAGCGTTGCAGTGGTGTTACAACCGATGGATGACCTTTTACGGTGCTAGCGCCATCAACTACCGGACTCTAACGCTTCGCGCGTTCATGATGCAGGAGCTGTGTGATGTGACTCACGCAAAGTGCGCCACCTGGATCCAGAAGCAGGCGCAGGCCTTGGATATTGCGGTGCCGGTGCCCTATCTGGTCAACTCCGACGTAGCTGACAGCTGCGTCTTCGCGCATCCAGCACGTAGTCTACTGCTGCAACCGCCGTCCACAttggaggtggcgcagatTAAGGCACTCATGACTGGCACCTGGATCATGGATCCGGAGGAAACGGAGGGTAGTATGAACGCCGTCTTGCTTGAGCAGGGCGTTAATGTTTTGCTCCGCAGCGTGAGAAACAACACGGTGCCGACATGGGTCGTTCACGTGAACCACGAGAGCAAGAAGATCGTGATTGATGAAGCGACCATGCTAGAACGCCGCCACTTCATCATCGCGCTCGACGGAACGGAGTGGACGTGGGAGAGCATCTCGCGCGGCTGTGTGAGGTCTCGTTCGTGCATCTTGTCGGGCGGGCGAGAGCTGTACGTGGAAACGGAGGTGCGAGAGGGAATTGAGCGTGTCTGGTACCAGTTTCAGGATGGCGACCAAACGATGGTGCAAAATATCTTTTACTTTACCAATCGGACGACGTCGAAGCCTGTGGCTTCCTGCAAGCGACACTTTAAGATACAGCTCTCTCTTGCGTCCCCAACATCGGCTAAGGCGTAG
- a CDS encoding nucleic acid binding protein, putative (TriTrypDB/GeneDB-style sysID: LpmP.34.2900), translating into MVASITFRLKSSNHVGTIDMEGSVMSCRDAQQAIAAKLRAPPEEINVFLAGSTALLHPEEDLPAYAVVDVVRQTHSGKPLFFTRPKFAPPLSSLDSIPNSSGFGSPVAFGDGHTLTEEERLAQLQAEAALDTGIDEVSTRFRRGGRGGHRGMGGGRGGMGGGGVSELYFGGGRGRGDAMRISMEESFRPPPKGYICHNCGKGGHLIQHCPSAKGGKVMKVLSFPVGIPESMLVECTMDDPAPKFITRDHRLVKRRVDPSVFTAMSIAGIGTDVSSENGQDDGLCKTALGPGNDTERAEVNDTSTSTAEASPAPTSSTTKPTSDVAFSCAVHNGLAREAMRLPCCGHLICHSCFTKMAEEALDETRSLDDEDDGGAVCPGCKEPLIMDEVVPATQEQERIKQLLLERKRERGA; encoded by the coding sequence ATGGTCGCTTCCATCACATTTCGACTCAAATCGAGCAATCATGTTGGCACTATTGACATGGAGGGCAGTGTCATGTCTTGTcgcgatgcgcagcaggcgattgcggcgaagctgcgcgctCCACCGGAAGAGATTAATGTCTTCCTCGCAGGCAGcacggcactgctgcacccGGAGGAGGATCTGCCAGCGTACGCGGTCGTGGACGTAGTACGACAGACGCACAGCGGCAAgccgctcttcttcacgcGTCCCAAGttcgcgccgccgctgtcctcGTTGGACAGTATTCCTAACTCCTCTGGATTTGGTAGCCCAGTCGCTTTCGGTGACGGGCACACCTTgacagaagaagagcgactcgcgcagctgcaagcGGAGGCCGCTCTTGACACAGGCATTGACGAGGTGAGTACTCGCTTTCGCCGAGGTGGTCGCGGTGGGCACAGGGGCATGGGCGGTGGTCGTGGCGGTatgggtggaggtggtgtgaGCGAGCTCTACTTCGGCGGTGGTCGAGGCCGCGGTGACGCGATGCGCATCAGCATGGAGGAAAGCTTCCGACCTCCGCCAAAGGGGTACATCTGCCACAACTGCGGCAAGGGCGGCCACCTGATCCAGCACTGCCCGTCGGCCAAAGGCGGCAAGGTAATGAAGGTGCTTTCGTTTCCGGTGGGAATCCCGGAGAGCATGCTGGTTGAGTGCACCATGGACGACCCAGCGCCGAAGTTCATTACGCGCGATCACCGCCTTGTGAAGCGTCGCGTAGACCCGTCCGTGTTCACTGCAATGTCTATCGCCGGTATCGGCACTGACGTGTCCAGCGAGAACGGACAGGACGACGGTCTGTGCAAGACGGCACTGGGCCCAGGGAATGATACCGAACGTGCAGAGGTAAACGATACCTCGACCTCCACTGCCGAGGCATCGCCAGCGCCGACATCATCAACCACGAAGCCCACCAGCGATGTGGCCTTTAGCTGCGCCGTGCACAACGGCCTAGCCCGAGAGGCGATGAGGTTGCCGTGCTGTGGCCACCTCAtctgccacagctgcttTACCAAGATGGCTGAGGAGGCATTGGACGAGACGCGGAGCctggacgacgaggatgacggcGGGGCGGTCTGTCCTGGCTGCAAGGAGCCACTCATCATGGACGAAGTTGTGCCGGCGACGCAGGAGCAAGAGCGAATTAAGCAGCTTCTTCTCGAGCGCAAGCGTGAGCGTGGGGCGTAG